One genomic window of Vibrio mangrovi includes the following:
- the trpS gene encoding tryptophan--tRNA ligase, translating into MSNSLVSDKPIVFSGVQPSGELSIGNYLGALRQWHQMQDDYDCQYCIVNLHAVTVRQDPKALREATLDALAICLAVGIDPQKSTLFVQSHVPAHAQLSWLLNCYTQMGELSRMTQFKDKSARYANDVNAGLFDYPVLMAADILLYGTHQVPVGNDQKQHLELARDIAIRFNNIYSPEQPIFTVPEPYIPKVNARVMSLQDATKKMSKSDDNRKNVITLLEDPKSIIKKINKAQTDTETPPRIRHDVENKAGISNLMGLYSAATGMTFAEIEAKYEGVEMYGPFKKDVGEAVVAMLEPVQREFHRVRTDLNYLNEVMKSGAEAASAKAAPMLKKAYEAVGFVAPL; encoded by the coding sequence ATGAGCAACTCCCTGGTATCGGACAAACCGATCGTCTTTAGTGGTGTTCAACCCTCCGGTGAACTCAGTATTGGTAATTACTTGGGTGCTCTCCGTCAATGGCATCAGATGCAAGATGATTATGATTGTCAGTATTGTATCGTGAACCTCCATGCAGTAACGGTCCGTCAGGATCCGAAAGCACTGCGCGAAGCCACGTTAGATGCACTGGCGATTTGTCTTGCGGTCGGCATTGATCCGCAGAAGAGCACATTATTTGTTCAGTCCCACGTACCGGCTCATGCGCAATTAAGTTGGCTTCTCAACTGTTATACCCAGATGGGTGAACTGAGCCGGATGACTCAGTTTAAAGATAAATCTGCGCGTTATGCGAATGATGTTAACGCCGGGCTGTTTGATTATCCGGTGCTGATGGCTGCCGATATTCTTTTATACGGTACGCATCAGGTTCCGGTCGGTAACGATCAGAAGCAACATCTGGAACTAGCCCGTGATATTGCCATTCGCTTCAATAATATTTATAGCCCTGAGCAGCCGATCTTTACTGTTCCTGAGCCTTACATTCCTAAAGTGAATGCCCGGGTGATGAGTCTTCAGGATGCGACGAAGAAAATGTCGAAGTCAGATGACAATCGTAAGAATGTCATTACGCTGCTGGAAGATCCAAAATCGATTATCAAGAAGATCAACAAGGCGCAAACCGATACTGAAACACCACCTCGGATTCGTCATGATGTTGAGAATAAAGCCGGAATCTCCAATCTGATGGGATTGTACTCGGCTGCAACAGGAATGACTTTCGCTGAAATTGAAGCGAAATATGAAGGTGTTGAAATGTACGGGCCATTCAAGAAAGATGTGGGTGAAGCCGTTGTTGCCATGCTTGAACCGGTACAGCGTGAGTTTCACAGAGTGCGTACTGATCTGAATTATCTGAATGAAGTGATGAAATCCGGTGCGGAAGCTGCGTCGGCCAAAGCAGCCCCAATGCTGAAAAAAGCGTATGAGGCTGTTGGCTTTGTTGCACCACTTTAA
- a CDS encoding phosphoglycolate phosphatase, with translation MSSEQIQLIVFDLDGTLLDSVPDLAVAADQTVRALGYAGVSEAQVRDYVGNGADVLIARALSQSLTVDPSLSPELLQDARSRFDVYYDATGHRLSHLYPGVKETLEQLYQAGFTLAIATNKPSQFVPDILQQHGISHYFKEVLGGDRFEKKKPDPMALEWLLTTYNCQPQQMLMVGDSKNDILAAKRAGCRSFGLTYGYNHGEPIADSDPDFVADQISEVLDIVLVSA, from the coding sequence ATGTCTTCTGAGCAGATTCAATTGATCGTATTTGATCTGGATGGCACGTTGTTGGACAGCGTTCCCGATCTGGCCGTTGCTGCGGACCAGACAGTGCGTGCGCTGGGCTATGCGGGAGTGTCTGAAGCACAGGTTCGTGATTATGTCGGCAACGGTGCCGATGTACTGATTGCCCGCGCTTTAAGTCAGAGTTTAACTGTTGATCCGTCATTGAGTCCGGAACTTCTGCAAGATGCCAGAAGCCGGTTTGATGTGTATTACGATGCGACAGGCCACCGTCTCAGCCATTTGTATCCGGGCGTTAAAGAGACACTGGAACAGCTATATCAGGCTGGATTTACGTTGGCGATTGCGACCAATAAACCGTCTCAGTTTGTTCCTGATATTCTACAACAACATGGCATCTCTCATTATTTTAAGGAAGTGCTTGGTGGGGATCGGTTTGAGAAAAAGAAACCGGATCCAATGGCCCTTGAGTGGTTGCTGACGACTTATAACTGCCAGCCACAGCAGATGTTGATGGTTGGTGATTCAAAGAATGACATTCTGGCAGCGAAACGGGCCGGGTGCCGTTCATTCGGTTTGACATACGGTTATAACCACGGTGAGCCGATTGCGGATTCCGATCCGGATTTTGTCGCTGATCAGATCAGTGAAGTATTGGATATTGTTCTGGTTTCAGCATGA
- the rpe gene encoding ribulose-phosphate 3-epimerase: MKDFLIAPSILSADLARLGEDVADVLNAGADVIHFDVMDNHYVPNLTFGAPVCQALRDYGVTAPIDVHLMAKPVDRLIPDFAKAGASMITFHVEASEHVDRTLQLIKDHGCQAGVVLNPATPLSYLDYLMDKVDLILLMSVNPGFGGQSFIPHTLDKLSAVRERIEASGRKIRLEIDGGVKIENIREIAEAGADMFVAGSAIFGQPDYQSVIDAMRAELALVTR, encoded by the coding sequence ATGAAAGACTTTTTGATTGCCCCTTCCATCCTTTCTGCCGATTTAGCCCGTTTGGGAGAGGACGTTGCCGATGTCCTGAATGCCGGTGCAGATGTGATCCATTTTGATGTCATGGATAATCATTATGTACCCAATCTGACTTTTGGTGCTCCCGTATGTCAGGCCTTACGTGATTATGGTGTGACTGCACCGATTGATGTCCATCTGATGGCTAAACCGGTTGATCGTCTGATTCCTGATTTTGCCAAAGCCGGGGCATCAATGATTACCTTTCATGTCGAAGCTTCCGAGCATGTTGACCGGACTTTGCAATTAATTAAAGATCATGGTTGTCAGGCGGGAGTTGTACTTAATCCGGCCACGCCATTGAGCTATCTGGATTACCTGATGGATAAAGTTGATCTAATCCTGTTGATGTCAGTTAATCCGGGATTTGGCGGGCAGTCTTTCATTCCTCATACTCTGGATAAACTTAGTGCTGTTCGTGAGCGTATCGAAGCTTCCGGTCGCAAGATTCGTCTGGAAATTGATGGTGGCGTGAAAATTGAGAATATCCGTGAAATTGCAGAAGCCGGAGCCGATATGTTTGTGGCAGGTTCAGCTATTTTTGGTCAGCCGGATTATCAGAGTGTGATTGACGCGATGCGCGCCGAACTGGCTCTGGTCACACGGTAA
- a CDS encoding Dam family site-specific DNA-(adenine-N6)-methyltransferase gives MKKNRAFLKWAGGKYGLVDDIRRHLPAAQSLVEPFVGAGSIFLNTDYEHYILADINPDLINLYNLLKEQPEHYITEAKRWFIAENNRKEAYLSVRHQFNQTSDVMYRSLAFLYMNRFGFNGLCRYNKKGGFNVPFGSYKKPYFPEAELEFFAEKAQKATFICTNYQDSFERADETSVVYCDPPYAPLSHTANFTSYAGGGFSLDDQAALADIAEKTANERGIPVLISNHDTILTRRLYHGAKLSVVKVKRTISRNGAGRNKVDELLALFEGNSEGLTD, from the coding sequence ATGAAAAAGAATCGCGCCTTTCTGAAGTGGGCTGGCGGAAAATATGGATTGGTTGATGATATCCGACGCCATTTACCGGCAGCTCAATCTTTAGTTGAGCCTTTTGTCGGTGCTGGTTCTATTTTTCTCAATACCGACTACGAGCATTATATTCTGGCTGATATCAATCCTGATCTCATCAATTTATATAATCTGCTCAAAGAGCAGCCTGAACATTATATTACCGAAGCCAAACGTTGGTTTATTGCCGAGAATAACCGTAAAGAAGCATATCTGTCGGTCCGGCATCAGTTTAATCAGACCAGTGATGTCATGTATCGTTCACTGGCATTTCTGTACATGAACCGTTTTGGATTTAACGGACTGTGTCGTTATAACAAGAAAGGGGGATTTAATGTCCCTTTCGGATCCTACAAGAAACCTTATTTTCCTGAAGCTGAGCTGGAGTTTTTTGCCGAAAAAGCGCAAAAAGCAACGTTTATCTGTACCAATTATCAGGATAGTTTCGAACGGGCGGATGAAACCAGTGTTGTCTATTGTGATCCGCCTTATGCGCCATTATCCCACACTGCAAATTTTACCTCTTATGCCGGCGGTGGTTTTTCGTTGGATGATCAGGCGGCTCTCGCTGACATTGCAGAGAAAACAGCCAATGAGCGGGGGATTCCGGTGTTGATCTCCAATCATGATACGATTCTGACCCGCAGGTTGTACCACGGTGCAAAACTGAGTGTGGTCAAAGTAAAGCGGACAATTAGCCGTAACGGTGCCGGACGTAATAAAGTCGATGAACTTCTGGCTCTGTTTGAAGGTAATTCTGAGGGTTTGACAGACTAG
- a CDS encoding AAA family ATPase: MSAAHGRVLELQSQVDLLERLRLLTHFGSNLVTVSGEAGAGKTWIAQRYLEAWAEDKNQSLLLCYPNQDDHQHRMTILTQISSHARFNPDDSLTDNLTAVFEDDPCNIVIVVDNAQLLSENLISELWMLVLEAQEKPQWSINVILFALPRVLDTLLTRIGYGQEHKPVDLEIERLSQDDADRLFEYLVMRFVDVKMEKRVRHAYSKAKKTPGDIIALGEKKMEKRIVIRSIVGSPAKIAVLILLVAVCLGGGYWWMLSGQQAPAVNTLDDIVADDVAKEQTVIPTLPESGNMAGDAKTSSSASDEENQNEVLPGGVTDDSNALPPAVISDGESVGVDDQGQRVVISSEVVDALMEGKPEHADTAKLDHLAQQASPETPVATDPASTEEAQESSSVSPAEAESSSSPTADKDSAASSPNLPGLSFAYTTTELMAMSARSYTLQLAAFNSLQEVEDFIRRHQLQSQVYVYPTIRDQVNWYIVTYENYPTIQMARDAVATLPSSIQALGPWAKSLRQVQREIERVK; the protein is encoded by the coding sequence ATGAGTGCAGCACACGGGCGAGTGTTGGAATTACAGTCTCAGGTCGATCTGTTGGAGCGACTGAGGCTTCTGACGCATTTCGGTTCCAATTTAGTGACAGTTTCCGGTGAAGCAGGTGCGGGGAAAACCTGGATCGCACAACGCTATCTGGAAGCGTGGGCGGAAGATAAGAATCAATCGTTGTTGCTATGTTACCCGAATCAGGATGATCATCAGCACCGCATGACCATTCTGACCCAAATTTCCTCTCATGCCCGTTTTAATCCGGATGATTCTCTGACCGATAATCTGACCGCCGTTTTTGAAGATGATCCCTGCAATATCGTGATTGTGGTCGATAATGCTCAACTTTTATCTGAAAATCTGATTTCCGAATTATGGATGTTAGTGCTGGAAGCTCAGGAAAAACCGCAGTGGTCGATCAATGTGATCCTGTTTGCACTTCCCCGGGTTCTTGACACGCTGCTGACCCGGATTGGCTATGGTCAGGAGCATAAACCCGTTGATCTGGAGATTGAGCGGCTTTCTCAGGATGACGCTGATCGTCTTTTCGAATATCTGGTGATGCGCTTCGTCGACGTTAAAATGGAGAAAAGAGTTCGTCATGCGTATAGTAAGGCGAAGAAAACTCCGGGTGATATCATAGCATTAGGAGAGAAGAAGATGGAAAAGCGGATCGTGATTCGCTCAATAGTCGGGTCTCCTGCCAAGATCGCAGTATTGATACTATTAGTTGCTGTCTGTCTAGGCGGCGGTTACTGGTGGATGCTCTCCGGGCAGCAGGCTCCGGCCGTAAATACACTGGATGATATTGTTGCAGATGATGTGGCGAAGGAACAGACGGTTATTCCGACGCTGCCGGAAAGCGGGAATATGGCGGGAGATGCCAAAACGTCTTCTTCAGCATCAGACGAAGAGAACCAGAATGAGGTTTTGCCCGGTGGTGTGACTGATGATTCCAATGCGCTGCCCCCGGCAGTTATCTCCGATGGTGAGAGTGTCGGTGTTGATGATCAGGGACAGCGTGTAGTTATTTCCTCCGAGGTTGTAGATGCGTTGATGGAAGGTAAGCCGGAGCATGCTGATACGGCAAAACTTGATCATCTGGCTCAGCAGGCTTCACCGGAAACCCCTGTAGCAACTGACCCTGCGTCGACAGAAGAAGCTCAGGAAAGCTCGTCTGTCTCTCCGGCTGAAGCGGAAAGCTCATCTTCTCCAACCGCTGATAAAGACAGTGCTGCCAGCTCGCCCAACCTGCCTGGTTTGTCTTTTGCCTATACAACCACAGAGTTGATGGCGATGTCTGCCCGGAGTTATACCCTGCAACTTGCGGCCTTTAACTCTTTGCAGGAAGTTGAAGATTTTATCCGGCGTCATCAGTTGCAGAGTCAGGTTTATGTCTATCCGACAATCCGGGATCAGGTCAATTGGTATATCGTGACTTACGAAAACTATCCGACGATTCAGATGGCCCGGGATGCAGTGGCGACACTTCCCAGTTCGATTCAGGCACTAGGTCCGTGGGCGAAGTCACTCCGACAGGTGCAACGAGAGATAGAACGGGTGAAATAG
- the aroB gene encoding 3-dehydroquinate synthase → MEQITVSLGERSYPISIGAGLFQDPAHLSFLPPQQKVVMISNVTVAPLYADKVTQLFENAGCQTYLLELPDGEQYKSLDTFNTVMTFLLEHNLGRDVVIVALGGGVIGDLVGFAAACYQRGVDFIQIPTTLLSQVDSSVGGKTAVNHPLGKNMIGAFYQPRSVIIDTDCLATLPEREFAAGIAEVIKYGIIYDAEFFDWLETHLDSLYALDQTSLTYAIARCCEIKAEVVAQDEKEAGIRALLNLGHTFGHAIEAHLGYGQWLHGEAVAAGTVMAAKTAQLHGLISEAQFARIVAILKSARLPVQTPEGMSFSDFMTHMMRDKKVLAGTLRLVLPTGIGTAEVWKDIPESVIEQAIDFCRTV, encoded by the coding sequence ATGGAGCAGATTACGGTCAGTTTAGGTGAGCGTAGTTACCCCATTTCAATCGGAGCCGGATTATTCCAAGATCCGGCACATCTTTCTTTTCTTCCCCCTCAGCAGAAAGTGGTGATGATTAGCAACGTTACGGTTGCGCCGCTTTATGCCGATAAAGTCACACAGTTGTTTGAAAACGCCGGTTGTCAGACGTATTTACTGGAATTACCCGATGGGGAACAGTACAAGAGTCTGGACACATTCAATACGGTGATGACATTCTTACTTGAGCATAATCTGGGACGAGATGTTGTGATTGTTGCTTTAGGTGGAGGTGTGATCGGTGATTTGGTTGGCTTTGCTGCTGCCTGTTATCAGCGGGGCGTCGACTTTATCCAGATTCCGACGACACTATTGTCTCAGGTCGATTCTTCTGTTGGTGGGAAAACAGCGGTAAACCATCCGTTGGGTAAGAATATGATTGGTGCATTCTACCAACCCCGTTCTGTGATTATCGACACTGACTGTCTGGCAACTCTGCCGGAACGTGAATTTGCAGCCGGGATTGCTGAAGTGATCAAATACGGCATTATCTATGATGCTGAATTTTTTGACTGGCTGGAAACTCACCTTGATTCACTTTACGCATTGGATCAGACATCGCTGACTTATGCGATAGCCCGTTGCTGCGAGATCAAAGCCGAAGTTGTTGCACAGGATGAAAAAGAAGCCGGTATTCGTGCTCTGCTTAACCTGGGACATACATTCGGGCATGCGATTGAAGCCCATCTGGGATATGGTCAGTGGCTTCATGGTGAAGCTGTTGCTGCCGGGACTGTCATGGCTGCGAAAACGGCACAGCTGCACGGATTAATTTCTGAGGCACAGTTTGCACGTATTGTTGCGATTCTGAAATCGGCCAGGTTGCCGGTACAGACGCCAGAAGGAATGTCTTTTTCTGATTTCATGACTCATATGATGCGGGATAAAAAGGTTCTGGCCGGAACATTGAGATTGGTTCTGCCGACGGGAATCGGTACCGCTGAAGTGTGGAAGGATATCCCAGAATCGGTTATTGAGCAGGCGATAGATTTCTGTCGTACAGTATAA
- the aroK gene encoding shikimate kinase AroK, producing MAEKRNIILVGPMGAGKSTIGRYLAQQLHMEFVDSDSVIEERTGADIAWVFDVEGEDGFRKREETVIHDLTEQQGIVLATGGGSVKSKENRNRLSARGVVVYLETTIEKQLARTSRDKKRPLLQTEQPREVLETLAEERNPLYEEIADITVKTDDQSAKVVANQIVKMLEEQ from the coding sequence ATGGCTGAAAAACGTAATATTATCCTTGTTGGTCCTATGGGGGCCGGCAAAAGTACTATCGGTAGATATCTGGCACAACAACTTCATATGGAATTTGTAGATTCTGACTCCGTCATTGAAGAACGAACGGGAGCAGATATTGCTTGGGTATTTGATGTTGAAGGAGAAGATGGTTTCCGCAAACGTGAAGAAACTGTCATCCATGATCTCACGGAACAACAGGGAATTGTTCTGGCGACAGGCGGTGGGTCTGTAAAAAGCAAAGAGAATCGCAATCGTCTTTCTGCCCGGGGTGTCGTTGTTTATCTGGAAACGACCATTGAGAAGCAGTTAGCTCGTACCAGTCGTGATAAAAAGCGCCCGCTTCTGCAAACAGAACAGCCACGCGAAGTTTTAGAAACTTTGGCTGAGGAGCGTAATCCGCTTTATGAAGAAATTGCGGATATTACTGTGAAAACTGACGACCAAAGTGCAAAAGTGGTAGCCAATCAGATCGTAAAAATGTTAGAAGAACAGTAA
- a CDS encoding type IV pilus secretin PilQ: protein MIMSRNKYRRILSDFRFWGLLFLWGLNCVVCVAQPVSDPFDVPQPEQTEALSAHEHKESESSLATVLIPVQYAKTSELLPLLEGGKQPGLLSELGTVRVDPRTNSLIIRDIPSRLASVRDMIQALDIPVRQVRIEARIVIVSEGALDELGVRWGAEMRQGSFAVGGNIEQMHAGGHDTGVTESAEVTDFLNVNLPSTSGNASSIAFQLAKLGAGTLLDLELSALQSESRAEIISSPSLLTTNHQAAFIEQGTEIPYQESSSDDETTIAFKKAVLSLEVTPNITPDHHMLLDLKVTQDRPGEVVKTGSGEAVAITTQRIGTQVLVNDGETVVLGGIYQKIQMHRIDKVPVLGDLPLLGNLFRRNYQKTDKNELLIFVTPRVVIQ from the coding sequence ATGATCATGAGTCGAAATAAGTACCGGAGAATATTATCTGATTTTCGGTTTTGGGGATTGTTGTTCTTATGGGGACTGAACTGTGTGGTATGTGTGGCTCAACCGGTTAGTGACCCATTTGATGTACCGCAGCCGGAGCAGACAGAAGCTCTCTCTGCGCATGAACACAAAGAGTCAGAGTCATCTTTAGCAACAGTACTGATTCCCGTTCAGTATGCAAAAACGTCTGAACTGCTTCCGTTGCTTGAGGGGGGAAAACAACCTGGACTGTTATCTGAATTAGGGACTGTACGGGTTGATCCGCGCACCAATTCACTGATTATACGGGATATACCATCCCGTCTGGCGTCTGTCCGGGACATGATTCAGGCATTGGATATTCCGGTCCGGCAGGTCAGAATTGAGGCGAGAATTGTGATTGTCAGCGAAGGCGCACTGGATGAACTTGGTGTTCGCTGGGGGGCGGAAATGAGGCAGGGGAGTTTTGCTGTCGGGGGGAATATTGAGCAGATGCATGCGGGTGGTCATGACACCGGAGTGACGGAATCGGCAGAGGTGACCGATTTTCTGAATGTTAATTTGCCGAGTACTTCCGGTAATGCTTCATCTATTGCTTTCCAACTGGCAAAGCTGGGAGCCGGGACTCTGCTGGATTTGGAACTGTCTGCTTTACAAAGTGAATCCAGAGCCGAAATTATTTCCAGTCCGAGTTTGTTAACCACAAATCATCAGGCGGCATTTATCGAACAGGGGACAGAAATTCCCTATCAGGAATCGAGTTCTGATGATGAGACGACAATTGCTTTCAAGAAAGCAGTACTGAGTCTGGAAGTGACACCGAATATTACTCCGGATCACCACATGCTCCTTGATTTAAAAGTGACACAGGATCGTCCCGGAGAGGTTGTCAAAACAGGTTCGGGAGAAGCTGTCGCGATTACCACTCAAAGAATCGGGACTCAGGTGTTGGTGAATGACGGAGAAACTGTAGTACTGGGCGGAATTTATCAGAAAATACAGATGCACCGGATTGATAAAGTTCCCGTGCTGGGGGATTTGCCATTATTAGGCAACTTGTTTCGGCGTAATTATCAAAAAACAGATAAGAACGAACTGCTTATTTTCGTCACGCCTCGGGTTGTTATTCAATAA
- a CDS encoding PilN domain-containing protein, with the protein MLHKLNLMDWRQNQLYRRKHLLYGRLILGGFLLSVGQGGTFFWMNQQLSLRRQSELALNVQIKKQKLSLHDWEQQQEEAVQDQKLLDQMNQWIAQSQVPVWLMSFLTSSTPSGIYLEEIRLQEQQVIIQGVSRYPENIAHFIQRLRQAPSVQQLDILSVRDNSPHWGNIFRAFQLRFVIKATSDKAQRKEVTDDDF; encoded by the coding sequence ATGCTGCATAAACTGAACCTCATGGACTGGCGTCAGAATCAGTTATATCGACGAAAGCATCTGTTATACGGACGACTTATTCTTGGTGGATTTTTGTTGAGTGTCGGACAAGGGGGAACTTTCTTCTGGATGAATCAGCAACTGTCTCTCAGACGACAGTCTGAACTGGCACTCAATGTGCAAATCAAGAAACAGAAGCTGAGTCTGCACGACTGGGAACAGCAGCAAGAAGAAGCAGTACAGGATCAGAAACTGTTGGATCAGATGAATCAATGGATAGCACAAAGCCAGGTGCCGGTATGGCTAATGTCATTCCTGACATCGTCGACACCATCAGGTATCTATCTGGAAGAGATCCGTTTGCAGGAACAACAGGTGATCATTCAGGGAGTGAGTCGTTATCCGGAAAATATTGCTCATTTTATTCAGCGTCTCAGACAGGCTCCATCAGTTCAACAATTGGATATCCTTTCCGTGCGTGACAATTCTCCCCACTGGGGAAACATATTTCGTGCTTTCCAGCTTCGTTTCGTGATAAAGGCAACTTCTGATAAAGCGCAGAGAAAAGAGGTGACTGACGATGACTTCTGA
- the pilM gene encoding pilus assembly protein PilM, whose product MRKFIVTGIDIRRHRVTAVTLKRQHNILSLLNCESIAVTDDIFSENEVISYQKIVNKLAGVRKRLPFFQHRAAISVPELAVMTRTLRLSLHDHDKSLESWLVYQAFSEKTSLSRESVCLDYVVLDEGYQVYAAKREVIESRLQAIRQAGLKPVLVDTEKQAFLQFLLEAMSHFQRREWLLLDVGEEMVVVGFISTELNFYRQFPFPGQKSDPTLERILQEVQRFLSLHQSSLPNGIWVKGSSGVYQVLSSGLSKLFDGPIERFTTAAVFQTSVPVADHLWGVIPLAAGSALRGLIALENGYAA is encoded by the coding sequence ATGAGAAAATTCATCGTTACGGGAATCGATATTCGTCGTCACCGTGTTACTGCCGTTACGCTAAAACGTCAACATAACATACTGTCACTGCTCAATTGTGAATCTATTGCTGTTACTGATGATATTTTCTCCGAAAATGAGGTCATCAGTTATCAGAAAATTGTCAATAAACTTGCCGGAGTCAGAAAGAGATTGCCTTTCTTTCAGCATCGGGCTGCGATTTCAGTTCCTGAACTGGCAGTCATGACAAGAACACTCCGGTTATCTCTGCACGATCATGATAAAAGTCTGGAATCCTGGCTCGTTTATCAGGCCTTTAGCGAGAAAACCTCATTATCCAGAGAATCCGTATGTCTGGATTATGTAGTGCTCGATGAGGGTTATCAGGTCTATGCAGCGAAACGGGAGGTGATTGAAAGCCGTTTACAGGCGATTCGTCAGGCTGGCTTAAAGCCGGTACTTGTTGATACGGAGAAACAGGCATTTCTTCAATTTTTGCTGGAAGCTATGAGCCATTTTCAACGACGGGAATGGTTATTACTGGATGTCGGTGAGGAGATGGTCGTGGTAGGTTTTATCTCCACTGAGCTGAATTTTTATCGCCAGTTTCCGTTTCCCGGCCAGAAATCAGATCCAACTCTGGAACGGATTCTACAGGAAGTGCAACGTTTTCTCTCTCTCCATCAATCTTCTTTGCCAAACGGAATATGGGTGAAAGGAAGTTCTGGGGTTTATCAGGTTTTGTCATCTGGGTTGAGCAAACTATTTGATGGGCCGATAGAACGGTTCACAACAGCTGCAGTTTTTCAGACGTCTGTCCCCGTCGCTGATCATCTTTGGGGGGTTATACCACTGGCTGCCGGAAGTGCTTTACGGGGATTGATCGCACTGGAGAACGGTTATGCTGCATAA